The following are encoded in a window of Panicum virgatum strain AP13 chromosome 5N, P.virgatum_v5, whole genome shotgun sequence genomic DNA:
- the LOC120675182 gene encoding rhomboid-like protein 14, mitochondrial, with translation MGAGMSRGRRRGFGLKASRGMLPLLALQVLMEYGRAGASRPPVTAALLAANTLIYLRPGALHEILPSLARVSFNPQLIIEYGDWMRFFLSPFYHLSESHLFYNMTSLLWKGIQLETSMGSAEFASMVAALLALSQGMTLLMSKGLIFLGDYTAYYDQYAVGFSGVLFAMKVVLNTWSDDFVYLHGMVIPAKYAAWAELILIQVFIPGTSFLGHLGGILAGLVYLWLKRSFNGPDPFTLLVTSITKVVTWPLKFAQKLLRSASSQGRITGRGRVGRRASARETPRGLWRCSTCTYDNSIATDICEMCSTAREDRSFSRRQNHQAGGSGELSAEEIRRRRLQRFDR, from the exons ATGGGGGCCGGCATGAgcagaggccggcggcgcggcttcgGCCTCAAGGCGTCGAGGGGGATGCTGCCCCTGCTGGCGCTCCAGGTGCTGATGGAGTACGGCCGCGCGGGGGCCTCCCGGCCGCCCGTGaccgcggcgctgctcgccgccaaCACGCTGATCTACCTCCGGCCCGGCGCGCTCCACGAGATCCTGCCCTCGCTTGCTCGAGTCTCCTTCAATCCGCAACTCATCATCGAG TATGGCGATTGGATGCGCTTCTTCCTGTCACCATTCTACCATTTGAGTGAAAGTCACCTCTTCTACAACATGACGTCGCTCTTGTGGAAGGGCATACAGCTTGAAACATCAATGGGTAGTGCTGAGTTTGCTTCCATGGTTGCTGCATTGCTTGCCCTGTCTCAGGGTATGACGCTGCTCATGTCAAAGGGCTTAATCTTCCTTGGTGATTATACTGCATATTATGATCAATATGCTGTTGGGTTCTCTGGTGTGCTGTTTGCCATGAAGGTCGTGCTGAACACCTGGTCGGACGATTTTGTGTATCTCCACGGAATGGTTATTCCAGCGAAATATGCTGCTTGGGCTGAGTTAATCCTCATCCAGGTTTTCATTCCTGGGACATCCTTTCTTGGCCATCTTGGTGGGATACTTGCTGGACTGGTTTATCTTTGGCTGAAGCGCTCATTCAACGGGCCGGATCCGTTTACTCTTCTGGTGACAAGCATTACCAAGGTCGTGACCTGGCCACTTAAATTTGCTCAGAAACTTCTGCGATCTGCCAGTTCACAAGGTCGCATAACAGGTAGGGGCAGGGTTGGGCGCCGTGCATCAGCAAGAGAGACCCCTCGAGGGTTATGGAGATGCTCAACCTGCACCTATGACAACTCAATTGCTACAGACATCTGTGAGATGTGCAGCACTGCCCGAGAGGACCGTTCTTTTTCACGGAGACAGAATCACCAAGCTGGGGGTAGCGGTGAGCTCTCGGCTGAAGAGATACGCCGTAGGAGGCTGCAAAGATTTGACAGATGA